A window of the Paenibacillus woosongensis genome harbors these coding sequences:
- the hemW gene encoding radical SAM family heme chaperone HemW, producing MKREGREPQGSSLSTKTAPQAVYIHIPFCTNKCFYCDFNSYVLKDQPVMDYLRALDLEMELTVQETPPGEIKSIFVGGGTPTVLKPDEMEFFLSSVRRHFPNWAADIEFSMEANPGTTDREKLAVMKAGGVNRVSFGVQAFQNELLSGIGRIHNTDDVFRSLENARAAGLDNLSIDLMFGLPNQTVEMLDYSVSRALELGLPHYSIYSLKVEENTLFHTMYQKNQLPLPAEEDELNMYLLLMERMEQAGYKQYEISNFAKPGFESRHNMTYWRNEDYYGLGAGAHGYVNRWRHVNIKGVNPYNEATQQGRPILERFEISREEAMEDFVMVGLRVLEGISDERFRSQFGLSFDEVFGGQFSKLLDAGLLERTAAAGGYRLSRKGILFGNEVFAEFVGALDGK from the coding sequence TTGAAAAGGGAAGGCAGGGAGCCGCAGGGTTCCTCGCTAAGCACGAAAACGGCTCCTCAGGCCGTATATATCCACATTCCGTTTTGCACGAATAAATGCTTCTATTGCGACTTTAACTCCTACGTCCTCAAGGATCAGCCGGTCATGGATTATTTGCGGGCGCTCGACCTTGAGATGGAGCTGACGGTGCAGGAGACACCGCCCGGAGAGATTAAGAGCATATTCGTTGGCGGCGGTACGCCGACTGTACTCAAACCGGATGAAATGGAATTTTTCCTGTCCTCCGTACGACGTCACTTTCCGAATTGGGCAGCGGATATCGAATTTTCCATGGAGGCCAATCCCGGTACGACGGACCGGGAGAAGCTGGCCGTCATGAAAGCGGGGGGCGTCAATCGCGTCAGCTTCGGCGTGCAGGCGTTCCAGAACGAGCTGCTCAGCGGAATCGGGCGAATCCATAACACCGACGACGTATTTCGCAGCTTGGAGAATGCGAGAGCGGCCGGGCTGGACAATCTGTCGATCGATCTGATGTTCGGTCTGCCGAACCAGACGGTCGAAATGCTGGATTACAGTGTATCCCGAGCATTGGAGCTCGGTCTTCCGCATTATTCCATATACAGCCTCAAAGTCGAGGAGAATACGCTTTTCCATACGATGTATCAGAAGAACCAGCTTCCCCTGCCGGCGGAAGAGGACGAATTGAACATGTATCTGCTGCTGATGGAGCGAATGGAGCAAGCCGGATACAAGCAATATGAGATCAGCAACTTTGCCAAACCCGGCTTCGAGAGCCGGCATAATATGACTTACTGGCGTAACGAAGATTACTACGGCCTTGGGGCAGGCGCCCACGGATACGTAAATCGCTGGCGCCATGTCAACATTAAGGGCGTTAACCCATATAATGAAGCAACTCAGCAGGGAAGGCCGATTCTCGAGCGGTTCGAGATATCCCGCGAGGAAGCGATGGAGGATTTCGTCATGGTCGGTCTGCGCGTACTGGAGGGCATTTCGGATGAACGGTTCCGGAGCCAGTTCGGGCTTTCGTTTGATGAAGTGTTCGGGGGGCAGTTCAGCAAATTGCTGGATGCCGGATTGCTGGAAAGAACCGCAGCAGCAGGAGGCTACCGGTTGAGCCGGAAGGGGATCTTGTTTGGCAATGAAGTGTTTGCCGAATTTGTAGGTGCCTTGGACGGAAAATAA
- the lepA gene encoding translation elongation factor 4: MTDIRARQQKIRNFCIIAHIDHGKSTLADRILEYTGALTSREMQQQVLDTMELERERGITIKLQAVRLSYRADDGEEYVLNLIDTPGHVDFTYEVSRSLAACEGALLVVDAAQGIEAQTLANVYLALDNNLEILPVINKIDLPSADPDRVKQEIEDVIGLDASEAVHASAKAGIGIREIIEQVVQKVPAPTGDPDEPLKALIFDSHYDPYKGVIVYVRVINGHIKAGSKIKMMATGKTFEVIEVGAFMPRMTIVDELNVGDVGFIVAGIKTVGDTQVGDTITDAKNPTAEPLPGYRKINPMVFCGLYPIDTSDYNDLREALEKLQLNDASLSFEPETSSALGFGFRCGFLGLLHMDVIQERIEREFNIPLITTAPSVIYKVALTNGETVSIDNPSNYPEVGKIDHVEEPFVKASIIVPNDFVGTVMELCQSKRGEFINMEYLDTTRVTITYQVPLSEIVYDFFDQLKSSTKGYASFDYELSGYRQSNLVKMDILLNGEQVDALSFIVHRDRAYHRGRAICEKLRELIPRQMFEVPIQASVGTKIVARETVKAMRKNVLAKCYGGDISRKRKLLEKQKEGKKRMKQVGNVEVPQEAFMAVLKIDDN, from the coding sequence ATGACAGATATTAGAGCAAGGCAGCAAAAAATTCGGAATTTCTGTATTATTGCACATATCGACCATGGCAAATCAACGTTGGCTGACCGCATTTTAGAATACACCGGGGCGTTAACCTCGCGGGAAATGCAGCAGCAGGTGCTTGATACGATGGAGCTGGAGAGAGAACGCGGAATTACGATTAAGCTACAGGCAGTCCGACTCTCATACCGTGCGGATGACGGTGAAGAATATGTGCTTAATTTGATCGATACGCCAGGACACGTCGACTTCACTTATGAGGTATCCAGAAGCCTGGCAGCTTGTGAAGGAGCGCTTCTGGTCGTCGATGCCGCGCAAGGGATCGAAGCTCAAACGCTGGCTAATGTCTACTTGGCATTGGATAACAATCTTGAGATTTTGCCGGTCATTAACAAGATCGATCTGCCGAGTGCAGATCCAGATCGCGTGAAGCAGGAGATTGAAGATGTCATCGGTCTGGACGCCAGCGAGGCCGTCCATGCTTCGGCCAAAGCCGGAATTGGCATCAGGGAAATTATTGAGCAGGTCGTGCAGAAGGTACCTGCGCCGACGGGAGATCCCGACGAACCGCTGAAGGCGCTGATTTTCGACTCGCATTACGACCCGTACAAAGGGGTTATCGTGTATGTCCGCGTTATTAACGGGCATATCAAAGCGGGCTCGAAGATTAAAATGATGGCGACTGGCAAGACATTTGAGGTCATTGAGGTCGGCGCCTTCATGCCGCGGATGACGATAGTAGACGAGTTGAATGTCGGTGATGTAGGATTTATCGTCGCCGGCATCAAGACGGTGGGCGACACACAGGTCGGGGATACGATTACGGATGCGAAGAATCCGACGGCAGAGCCTCTCCCGGGTTACCGCAAGATCAATCCGATGGTATTCTGCGGCCTGTATCCGATCGACACGTCCGATTACAACGACTTGCGTGAAGCACTGGAGAAGCTGCAGTTGAACGATGCTTCACTCAGCTTTGAGCCGGAGACCTCCAGTGCGCTTGGTTTCGGATTCCGCTGCGGATTCCTCGGCCTGCTGCACATGGACGTCATTCAGGAACGCATCGAGCGGGAGTTCAATATTCCCCTCATTACGACTGCGCCAAGCGTTATATACAAAGTGGCCCTGACGAACGGAGAGACGGTGTCGATCGATAACCCTTCCAACTATCCGGAGGTCGGCAAGATCGATCACGTAGAGGAGCCGTTCGTCAAGGCTTCCATCATCGTACCGAATGATTTCGTGGGCACGGTCATGGAGCTCTGCCAAAGCAAACGCGGGGAATTTATCAATATGGAGTACCTGGATACGACGCGGGTAACGATTACGTACCAGGTTCCATTGTCCGAAATCGTGTACGATTTCTTCGATCAGCTGAAATCCAGCACGAAGGGATACGCTTCCTTTGACTACGAGCTTTCCGGCTACCGTCAATCGAACCTGGTCAAAATGGACATCCTTCTCAACGGGGAGCAGGTGGATGCGTTGTCCTTCATCGTTCACAGAGACCGGGCTTACCACCGTGGCCGCGCCATTTGCGAGAAGCTGCGCGAGCTGATTCCACGCCAAATGTTCGAGGTGCCGATTCAGGCTTCCGTTGGTACGAAGATCGTAGCCAGAGAGACGGTCAAAGCAATGCGCAAAAACGTGCTTGCAAAATGTTACGGTGGGGACATCTCCCGTAAACGCAAATTGCTCGAGAAGCAAAAAGAAGGCAAGAAGCGCATGAAGCAGGTAGGCAACGTGGAGGTGCCGCAGGAGGCGTTTATGGCGGTTCTGAAAATCGACGACAATTAA
- a CDS encoding acetylxylan esterase, protein MGSDMALAELKQYEGSSPRPADFDAYWARALQELEGQSLDYELVPAEFSSPLADCYHLYFTGTGGARIHAKYVKPKKLEDQGPAMAMFHGYSCDSGDWADKVNYAAHGITVLALDCRGQGGLSEDNLTVQGTTIRGHIIRGIDDPNPDKLYFRNVFLDTVQTVRILMSMEHVDPERIGVHGLSQGGALATACAALESRVKLAVPVYPFLCDYRRAFELNVTTSAYEEIHYYFRFFDPHHLREEKFFTKLGYIDIQHLASRIKAKVLFVTGLADTICPPSTQFAVYNKICAEKELLVYHEYGHEYLPYLSDRTLQAFLKL, encoded by the coding sequence ATGGGCAGCGACATGGCGTTAGCGGAGTTAAAGCAATATGAAGGAAGCAGCCCGCGGCCGGCTGATTTTGATGCGTATTGGGCGAGGGCGCTACAGGAGCTGGAAGGGCAATCACTGGATTATGAGCTGGTTCCGGCTGAATTTAGCAGCCCATTAGCGGATTGCTATCACTTATATTTTACCGGGACAGGCGGAGCGCGAATCCATGCGAAATACGTGAAACCGAAGAAACTGGAGGATCAAGGCCCAGCTATGGCGATGTTCCATGGCTACTCCTGTGATAGCGGGGACTGGGCAGATAAGGTGAATTATGCGGCTCACGGCATTACGGTGCTGGCGCTGGACTGCCGCGGTCAAGGCGGCTTGTCCGAGGATAATTTGACGGTACAGGGGACGACGATTCGCGGCCATATTATCCGGGGAATCGATGACCCGAATCCGGATAAGCTGTATTTCCGGAACGTCTTTCTCGATACGGTGCAGACGGTGAGGATTCTGATGAGTATGGAGCATGTTGACCCAGAGCGGATTGGTGTGCACGGCCTCTCGCAGGGAGGCGCCCTAGCAACAGCTTGCGCTGCACTGGAGTCAAGGGTTAAGTTGGCTGTGCCCGTATATCCGTTCTTGTGCGATTACCGCAGAGCCTTTGAACTGAATGTTACGACTTCGGCTTATGAAGAAATTCATTATTATTTTCGGTTCTTCGATCCTCACCATTTGCGGGAGGAAAAGTTTTTCACGAAGCTAGGTTATATTGACATTCAACATCTGGCCAGCCGGATTAAGGCCAAGGTGCTGTTCGTAACCGGACTTGCCGACACGATCTGTCCGCCGTCCACGCAATTTGCGGTCTATAACAAAATTTGCGCGGAAAAAGAGCTGCTGGTCTACCACGAGTATGGGCACGAGTACTTGCCATATTTGAGCGACCGTACTTTGCAAGCGTTCCTGAAACTGTAA
- a CDS encoding glycoside hydrolase family 130 protein, whose amino-acid sequence MTEVRIIGDKLTNMPWQEKPAGTAGPVWRHSNNPVIQRNPAKGIARIFNSAVVPFEGRFAGVFRAETINGRPHLHLGWSDDALNWSIEEERIAFVDEAGKPFQPNYAYDPRVIKVDGTYYIIWCTDFYGAAIGAAKTQDFKTFVRLENPFLPFNRNGVLFPRKINGNYVMLSRPSDSGHTPFGDVFLSESPDFVYWGKHRHVMSKGGQGWWQSVKIGGGPAPIETTEGWLMFYHGVTGTCNGLVYSMGAVILDRDEPSKVKYRSANYVLTPEEWYEERGFVNNVVFPCATLHDAEAGRIAIYYGAADTYVGVAYTTVQEIVEYVKETSEEVADDAGIGMM is encoded by the coding sequence ATGACAGAAGTGCGTATTATTGGAGACAAACTAACAAACATGCCTTGGCAGGAAAAACCGGCAGGTACAGCAGGCCCGGTGTGGAGACATAGCAATAACCCGGTAATTCAGCGAAATCCGGCCAAGGGGATCGCCCGTATTTTTAACAGCGCGGTGGTTCCTTTCGAAGGGCGGTTCGCCGGAGTATTTCGTGCGGAAACGATTAACGGGCGCCCGCATCTTCATCTCGGATGGAGCGACGATGCGCTGAACTGGTCGATCGAAGAAGAGCGGATTGCTTTCGTCGACGAGGCAGGCAAGCCGTTTCAGCCGAACTATGCCTATGATCCGCGGGTCATCAAGGTAGACGGGACATACTATATTATTTGGTGTACTGATTTTTATGGAGCTGCCATTGGTGCCGCAAAGACGCAGGATTTCAAAACGTTCGTGCGCCTGGAGAATCCGTTTCTGCCATTCAATCGCAACGGAGTGCTCTTCCCGCGCAAAATCAACGGCAACTATGTGATGCTGTCCCGCCCTAGCGATAGCGGGCATACACCATTTGGCGACGTATTCCTTAGTGAAAGCCCTGATTTTGTCTATTGGGGCAAGCATCGCCATGTCATGTCCAAGGGCGGGCAAGGCTGGTGGCAATCGGTGAAAATCGGCGGCGGACCGGCCCCGATCGAGACGACGGAAGGCTGGCTTATGTTCTATCACGGTGTTACCGGCACGTGCAACGGGCTCGTATACAGCATGGGCGCCGTCATTCTGGACCGGGATGAGCCTTCCAAAGTGAAGTATCGCTCGGCGAATTATGTGCTGACGCCGGAAGAGTGGTACGAGGAACGGGGTTTTGTCAACAATGTTGTGTTCCCGTGCGCCACTCTGCATGATGCCGAAGCGGGCAGGATTGCCATTTATTACGGAGCAGCGGATACTTACGTAGGCGTGGCCTATACGACGGTACAGGAAATTGTAGAGTACGTAAAGGAGACGAGCGAGGAAGTGGCCGACGATGCCGGAATCGGCATGATGTAG
- a CDS encoding carbohydrate ABC transporter permease, with protein sequence MYRLKYAAGSTFKYITLILGAFAALIPIIVVFFSSLKTNAEYGATSPLDPPQNWMNFSNYTKAFVDGKMLLGFGNTLFILAISIIGATLIGSMIAYVLSRFKFRGSKLLMGAFLLATLIPSVTTQVATFRIIDTLDLVNTRFAPIILYLGTDIIAVYIFLQFLDTISESLDESAMLDGASYITIFFKIVLPLLAPAIVTVIIVKGVNIYNDFYTPFLYMPGENLQVISTALFKFKGPYGSQWEVICAAIMITIIPILVAFIALQKYIYNGFAQGSVK encoded by the coding sequence GTGTACAGACTCAAATATGCGGCAGGCAGTACGTTCAAATATATTACGCTCATTCTAGGCGCCTTCGCGGCCCTCATTCCGATCATTGTCGTATTTTTCTCATCCTTGAAAACAAATGCCGAATACGGGGCGACCAGTCCGCTGGATCCGCCGCAAAACTGGATGAACTTCTCGAATTATACGAAAGCTTTCGTCGATGGGAAAATGCTGCTCGGCTTTGGCAATACGCTTTTTATTCTCGCCATTTCCATTATAGGAGCCACGCTGATTGGATCGATGATCGCTTATGTGCTTAGCCGCTTTAAATTCCGGGGCAGCAAGCTGCTTATGGGGGCCTTCCTCTTGGCAACGCTGATTCCCAGCGTTACGACACAGGTGGCTACGTTCCGGATTATCGATACGCTTGACCTGGTCAATACCCGCTTTGCGCCGATTATTCTCTATTTGGGAACGGATATTATCGCGGTTTATATTTTTCTGCAATTTCTGGACACGATCTCGGAATCTCTGGATGAATCGGCGATGCTGGACGGGGCCTCCTATATTACGATTTTTTTCAAAATCGTGCTTCCGCTGCTTGCTCCGGCGATCGTGACGGTCATCATTGTCAAGGGCGTTAACATTTACAATGATTTCTATACGCCGTTTCTCTACATGCCGGGCGAGAATCTGCAAGTGATATCGACCGCCTTGTTCAAATTCAAGGGGCCATACGGTTCGCAGTGGGAAGTCATCTGCGCGGCGATCATGATTACGATCATTCCTATTCTGGTCGCGTTTATCGCGCTGCAGAAATATATTTATAACGGCTTTGCGCAGGGTTCCGTGAAATAA
- a CDS encoding carbohydrate ABC transporter permease translates to MFANLSYKTQRRIIIIAFSLIPVVLLFTFAYLPVFNMFKYSFTNWNGYSKSFDYVGFENYQTIFTNPKYFSVFKVSLYYFGATFVQMGLALYFATILSFNVRFKNFFKGVLFFPYLLNGVAIGFIFLVFFRPDGTLDTLLQVIGLGHLSQGWLLNPNIINISLAGASLWRYMGFNFIIFLGAISSIGKDIYEAADIDGANRWHQFRHIILPSIKRILQLNLILAISGAISAFDIPYIMTGGSNGSNTFVIQTVDVAFKYSKLGLASAMAVVLLIIVILVTLLQRVLIKGDD, encoded by the coding sequence GTGTTTGCAAACCTAAGCTACAAGACGCAAAGACGAATCATAATTATCGCTTTCTCGCTGATTCCGGTCGTCTTATTATTCACGTTTGCCTATCTCCCTGTATTCAACATGTTCAAATACAGCTTTACGAACTGGAACGGTTATAGTAAAAGCTTCGATTACGTCGGATTTGAAAATTATCAAACGATTTTTACAAACCCAAAGTATTTTTCCGTGTTCAAGGTCAGTCTCTACTACTTCGGAGCGACTTTCGTGCAGATGGGATTGGCTTTGTACTTTGCTACCATTCTTAGTTTCAATGTCCGCTTCAAAAATTTCTTTAAAGGGGTGCTGTTTTTCCCTTATCTGCTCAATGGGGTCGCCATCGGATTTATTTTTCTCGTCTTCTTTCGGCCGGACGGTACCTTGGATACGCTGCTTCAGGTTATCGGGCTTGGGCATTTGTCGCAGGGTTGGCTTTTGAATCCGAACATCATTAATATTTCGCTTGCAGGCGCATCCTTGTGGAGGTACATGGGCTTCAACTTCATTATTTTCCTTGGAGCGATTTCTTCCATCGGCAAGGACATTTATGAGGCTGCTGACATTGACGGCGCAAATCGCTGGCATCAATTCAGGCATATCATTCTGCCCAGCATCAAGCGGATTTTGCAGCTCAACTTAATTTTGGCTATTAGCGGCGCGATCAGCGCCTTCGATATTCCATATATTATGACCGGGGGCTCCAACGGAAGTAATACCTTTGTTATTCAAACGGTTGACGTTGCATTTAAATACAGCAAGCTAGGCCTTGCTTCGGCCATGGCTGTCGTGCTGCTTATCATCGTCATTCTCGTGACGCTGCTTCAGCGGGTTCTGATTAAGGGGGATGATTGA